In Paraburkholderia phenazinium, the following are encoded in one genomic region:
- a CDS encoding RBBP9/YdeN family alpha/beta hydrolase has protein sequence MQSCSKSTWPPRLVTVPGLHGSEGAHWQTWLERQFARSLRVEQADWDAPDLAGWARSVRELLARERGPFVLAAHSFGCLATAHALQQASYVGEVVGVLFVAPASPAKFTFAGPFEARRLGVPSILIGSETDPWMPLAGARELAQRFGSAFVNLGDAGHINTAAGFGPWPRAKYFIDTLVHCAAPLRFREEEALELAGHAVV, from the coding sequence ATGCAATCATGCAGCAAATCCACATGGCCGCCGCGGCTCGTGACTGTCCCGGGCCTGCACGGTAGCGAAGGCGCGCATTGGCAGACGTGGCTCGAACGGCAGTTCGCCCGCTCGTTGCGCGTCGAGCAGGCCGATTGGGACGCACCGGATCTGGCGGGCTGGGCGCGCTCGGTGCGGGAACTGCTGGCGCGCGAGCGTGGGCCGTTCGTGCTGGCGGCGCACAGCTTCGGTTGCCTCGCGACGGCGCATGCGTTGCAGCAGGCTTCGTATGTGGGAGAGGTCGTGGGCGTGTTGTTCGTGGCGCCGGCCAGCCCCGCAAAATTTACCTTCGCGGGTCCGTTCGAGGCGCGGCGTCTGGGCGTGCCCTCGATCCTGATCGGCAGCGAGACCGATCCGTGGATGCCGCTAGCCGGCGCGCGCGAATTGGCGCAACGCTTCGGCAGCGCGTTCGTGAATCTCGGCGACGCAGGACATATCAATACCGCGGCAGGGTTTGGGCCCTGGCCGCGGGCCAAGTACTTCATCGATACGCTGGTGCATTGCGCCGCACCGTTGCGGTTCCGCGAGGAGGAGGCGCTGGAACTGGCGGGGCATGCGGTGGTGTGA
- a CDS encoding MBL fold metallo-hydrolase: MMSLPESIQVFERGWLSSNNVLLVDDACAAIVDTGYASHAPQTLALLQAALGERPLDLIVNTHLHSDHCGGNALLQAAWPCRTAIPASEAAAIRNWDEAHLSYRGTGQTCERFTFTETLAPGDHLTLGALDWQVLGAPGHDPHSLMLYCAEERVLISADALWENGFGVIFPELEGESGFAEEQAVLEAIAKLDVRTVIPGHGAPFTNVSLALERAFSRVAWLRADPARNAKNALKVLIVFKLLEVRTMSFDALLRMLDAAAVMRAAAAMLKPRDAWPALLRGLIEELASNGGPLTVDGERIDARRIVAQ; the protein is encoded by the coding sequence ATCATGAGCCTGCCCGAGTCCATCCAGGTCTTCGAACGCGGCTGGTTGTCGTCGAACAATGTGCTGCTGGTCGACGACGCGTGCGCCGCGATAGTCGACACCGGCTACGCGAGCCACGCACCGCAAACCCTCGCCCTGTTGCAGGCGGCGCTCGGCGAGCGGCCGCTCGATCTGATCGTCAACACCCATCTGCACTCGGACCACTGCGGCGGCAATGCGCTGCTTCAGGCGGCATGGCCTTGCCGTACCGCGATTCCCGCATCAGAGGCCGCAGCGATACGTAACTGGGACGAGGCGCACTTGAGCTATCGCGGCACCGGCCAGACCTGCGAGCGTTTTACGTTTACCGAGACGCTTGCCCCAGGCGACCACCTCACGCTCGGCGCGCTCGACTGGCAAGTGCTTGGCGCACCAGGCCACGACCCGCACTCGCTGATGCTCTATTGCGCGGAAGAGCGCGTGCTGATCAGCGCGGACGCGCTGTGGGAAAACGGCTTCGGTGTGATCTTTCCGGAACTCGAAGGCGAAAGCGGTTTCGCGGAAGAACAGGCCGTGCTGGAAGCGATTGCAAAGCTCGACGTGCGTACCGTCATCCCCGGTCATGGCGCGCCGTTCACGAACGTTTCGCTGGCGCTTGAGCGGGCCTTTTCGCGCGTGGCCTGGTTGCGCGCCGATCCGGCGCGCAACGCGAAGAATGCGCTGAAAGTGCTGATTGTGTTCAAGCTGCTCGAAGTGCGCACCATGAGCTTCGACGCGCTGCTGCGCATGCTCGACGCCGCCGCCGTCATGCGCGCCGCCGCGGCGATGCTCAAGCCGCGCGATGCCTGGCCGGCGCTGTTGCGGGGGTTGATCGAAGAGCTGGCGTCGAACGGCGGACCGTTGACGGTGGACGGCGAGCGTATCGACGCCCGGCGTATTGTCGCGCAGTGA
- a CDS encoding 2-hydroxyacid dehydrogenase: MKILFYTPQNDAATWLHDFNRALPEAELREWQAGDTAPADFAIVWRPPREMLAERAGLRAIFNLGAGVDAILALERAHPGTLPRSAQLVRLEDSGMAPQMAEYVTHAVLRYLRRFDEYESLQAQRRWKVLDPHPRDTFTVGVLGLGVLGTHVARALVPFGMPVRGYSRSARQIDGVTTFAGEAQFEAFLSGVKVLVNLLPHTPDTHDVLNRRTFSKLARGAYLINVARGAHLVEQDLLEALADGQIAAATLDVFREEPLPVDHLFWQEPRITITPHSSAQTLREESVAQVAQKIAALMRGEAVSGVVDIARGY, translated from the coding sequence ATGAAAATTCTCTTCTACACACCCCAGAACGACGCCGCCACCTGGCTGCACGATTTCAACCGCGCGCTGCCGGAAGCCGAGCTGCGCGAGTGGCAAGCGGGCGATACCGCCCCGGCCGACTTCGCCATCGTCTGGCGGCCGCCGCGCGAGATGCTCGCGGAACGCGCCGGGCTGCGCGCCATCTTCAATCTCGGCGCGGGCGTCGATGCCATTCTTGCGCTCGAACGCGCCCATCCCGGCACCCTGCCACGCAGCGCGCAACTCGTGCGTCTCGAAGACTCCGGCATGGCGCCGCAGATGGCCGAATACGTGACGCACGCCGTGCTGCGCTATCTGCGCCGCTTCGACGAATACGAAAGCCTGCAAGCGCAACGCCGCTGGAAAGTGCTCGACCCGCATCCGCGCGACACCTTCACGGTCGGTGTGCTGGGCCTCGGCGTGCTCGGCACGCATGTGGCGCGCGCACTTGTGCCGTTCGGCATGCCGGTGCGCGGCTATAGCCGCAGCGCACGGCAGATCGACGGCGTGACCACCTTCGCCGGCGAAGCGCAATTCGAAGCGTTTCTCAGCGGCGTCAAGGTGCTGGTCAACCTGCTGCCGCACACACCGGATACGCACGACGTACTGAACCGCCGCACGTTCTCGAAGCTCGCACGCGGGGCGTATCTGATCAACGTCGCGCGCGGCGCGCATCTGGTCGAGCAGGATCTGCTCGAAGCGCTCGCCGACGGTCAGATTGCCGCTGCCACGCTCGACGTGTTTCGCGAAGAACCGTTGCCGGTCGATCATCTGTTCTGGCAGGAGCCTCGCATCACGATTACCCCGCATAGCTCGGCGCAGACCTTGCGCGAAGAGAGCGTCGCCCAGGTCGCACAGAAAATCGCCGCGCTGATGCGTGGCGAAGCGGTGAGCGGCGTGGTCGATATTGCTCGCGGATATTGA
- a CDS encoding Lrp/AsnC family transcriptional regulator codes for MAKRLAPASPPAALDDTDRALLAALAEDARQPVSELARLVGLSAPSTAERLRRLETQGVIERFTVQIDPRALGYTLQAIVRVKPLPGQLHLVEDVIRRIPEFVECDKVTGDDCFICRLYLHSIEQLDEILSKVTERAETSTAIVKSTPVARRLPPLG; via the coding sequence ATGGCAAAACGCCTCGCGCCGGCCAGCCCGCCCGCTGCGCTCGACGACACCGATCGGGCGCTGCTGGCCGCGCTCGCAGAAGATGCACGCCAGCCGGTCAGCGAACTGGCGCGGCTCGTCGGCCTGTCGGCGCCGAGCACGGCCGAGCGTTTGCGCCGGCTCGAAACGCAGGGCGTGATCGAACGCTTCACCGTGCAGATCGATCCTCGCGCGCTCGGCTACACGCTGCAGGCCATCGTGCGCGTGAAGCCGTTGCCCGGGCAGTTGCATCTGGTGGAAGACGTGATCCGCCGCATCCCGGAGTTTGTGGAATGCGACAAGGTGACAGGCGACGATTGCTTCATCTGCCGCCTGTACCTGCATTCGATCGAGCAGCTCGACGAGATCCTCTCGAAGGTGACGGAACGTGCGGAGACCAGCACCGCCATCGTCAAGTCGACGCCGGTCGCGCGACGGCTGCCGCCGCTGGGCTGA
- a CDS encoding hydroxymethylglutaryl-CoA lyase, protein MALPQAVKIVEVGPRDGLQNEKDFVPTAVKIELINRLSAAGFRNVESASFVSPKWVPQMADGAEVMAGIERRPGTLYSVLTPNLRGFEGAIAARADEIVIFGAASEAFSQKNINCSIAESIARFEPVTQAAKEHGLRIRGSVSCALGCPYQGDVPVASVVDVVERFAALGCDEIDIADTIGVGTPKRTREVFAAVTQVFPREQLSGHFHDTYGQALANIYAALQEGIEIFHASVAGLGGCPYAKGATGNVATEDVLYLLNGLGIETGIDLAQVVAIGDFISSSIGKPNVSRAGKALLAKARSEQGSCV, encoded by the coding sequence ATGGCCTTGCCCCAAGCCGTCAAGATCGTCGAAGTCGGTCCACGCGACGGTCTGCAGAACGAAAAAGACTTCGTGCCGACCGCCGTCAAGATCGAACTGATCAATCGCCTGTCCGCGGCGGGCTTTCGCAATGTCGAATCCGCCTCGTTCGTCTCGCCGAAGTGGGTGCCGCAGATGGCCGACGGCGCCGAGGTGATGGCCGGCATCGAGCGCCGACCCGGCACGCTCTACTCGGTACTGACGCCGAATCTGCGCGGCTTCGAAGGCGCAATCGCCGCGCGAGCCGACGAGATTGTGATCTTCGGCGCCGCCAGCGAAGCCTTCTCGCAGAAGAACATCAACTGCAGCATCGCTGAAAGCATTGCGCGCTTCGAACCGGTGACGCAGGCCGCCAAGGAGCATGGCCTGCGGATTCGCGGCAGCGTTTCCTGTGCGCTTGGCTGTCCTTATCAGGGTGACGTGCCGGTGGCGTCGGTGGTCGACGTGGTCGAGCGTTTTGCGGCGCTAGGCTGCGACGAGATCGATATCGCCGATACGATCGGCGTGGGTACGCCCAAGCGCACCCGCGAAGTGTTCGCCGCCGTCACCCAGGTGTTTCCGCGCGAGCAACTCTCGGGACACTTCCACGACACCTACGGCCAGGCCCTCGCCAACATCTATGCCGCACTGCAGGAAGGCATCGAGATTTTTCATGCGTCGGTCGCGGGACTCGGCGGCTGCCCGTATGCCAAGGGCGCCACCGGCAACGTCGCGACCGAAGACGTGCTGTATCTGCTGAACGGCCTCGGCATCGAGACCGGCATCGATCTCGCGCAGGTCGTCGCGATCGGCGATTTCATTTCGAGTTCGATCGGCAAGCCCAACGTCTCGCGAGCCGGCAAGGCTCTCCTCGCGAAAGCACGCAGCGAACAAGGCTCGTGCGTCTAA
- the bioD gene encoding dethiobiotin synthase: MSTALSLFVTGTDTEIGKTLVSAALLRGFVREGLRAAAMKPIAAGAFEVNGVWHNEDADQLDAASSVLLPPTLRTPYLLKAPAAPHIVATLENVTLDIGHIVACHAQALELADVVVVEGVGGFRVPLTDTHDTADLALALNLPVVLVVGMRLGCISHALLSAEAIAARGLHLAGWVANRIDPDMGFADENIAAIRSRLMRQYDAPLLGIVPHLNPLSADAAADCLDITPLLQTLRTAQR; encoded by the coding sequence ATGAGTACGGCGCTCTCGCTCTTCGTCACCGGCACCGACACCGAAATCGGCAAGACCCTGGTTTCGGCAGCCCTGCTGCGCGGCTTCGTGCGCGAAGGGTTGCGCGCCGCCGCCATGAAGCCGATCGCCGCCGGCGCGTTCGAAGTGAACGGCGTGTGGCACAACGAAGACGCGGACCAGCTCGACGCCGCGTCCAGCGTGCTGCTGCCGCCGACGCTTCGCACACCGTATCTGCTGAAGGCGCCCGCCGCGCCGCATATCGTTGCGACGCTGGAAAACGTCACGCTCGATATCGGCCACATCGTCGCTTGCCATGCACAGGCGCTCGAGCTCGCCGACGTAGTCGTCGTCGAAGGCGTCGGCGGTTTTCGCGTGCCGCTCACCGATACGCATGACACCGCGGATCTCGCCCTCGCCCTGAACCTGCCGGTCGTACTCGTGGTCGGCATGCGGCTCGGTTGCATCAGCCACGCCTTGCTGAGCGCCGAGGCCATCGCTGCGCGCGGCTTGCATCTGGCAGGCTGGGTCGCGAACCGCATCGATCCGGACATGGGCTTCGCGGATGAAAACATCGCCGCCATCCGCAGTCGGCTCATGCGCCAGTACGACGCGCCGTTGCTCGGCATCGTGCCGCATCTGAACCCTTTGTCTGCGGACGCGGCGGCGGATTGCCTCGATATCACCCCATTGTTGCAGACGCTGCGCACTGCGCAGCGCTGA
- a CDS encoding MaoC family dehydratase: MKVAPRVVTIGESFGSTLTLSVDSVKAFATLVNDLNPLHHDDAYAAQSRFGGLIASGTQPTAHFMALLATHFSQYAQPLGLEFDIKLKKAVHAQDTLTMTWRVRDAWWKPSLNGDLTQLDGSVVNQHGETVLLGASTILVMPKPTQESAQESCEDSARASATEPKPS; this comes from the coding sequence ATGAAGGTGGCGCCGCGCGTCGTGACGATTGGGGAAAGCTTCGGCAGCACGCTTACGCTGTCCGTGGACTCCGTCAAAGCATTCGCGACGCTGGTCAACGATCTCAACCCGCTGCATCACGACGACGCTTATGCCGCGCAAAGCCGCTTCGGCGGCTTGATCGCCTCGGGGACGCAACCTACCGCGCATTTCATGGCGCTATTGGCGACGCACTTTTCGCAGTACGCCCAGCCGCTCGGTCTCGAGTTCGATATCAAGCTGAAGAAGGCGGTCCACGCGCAGGACACGCTGACCATGACGTGGCGCGTGCGCGATGCATGGTGGAAGCCGAGCCTGAACGGCGATCTGACGCAGCTCGACGGTTCGGTCGTCAACCAGCACGGTGAGACGGTGCTGCTCGGCGCTTCGACGATCCTCGTGATGCCGAAGCCCACGCAGGAGTCTGCTCAGGAGTCCTGTGAGGATTCCGCACGCGCATCAGCGACGGAGCCGAAGCCATCATGA
- a CDS encoding DUF1289 domain-containing protein, whose translation MTAATTTVEAQDAVAPVPSPCINVCRMDKASGWCEGCLRTIDEIRGWSSYDDTQKRAVWDTLDARHAQWMAHNRQTAR comes from the coding sequence ATGACCGCGGCGACCACGACGGTGGAAGCACAAGACGCGGTCGCGCCGGTGCCGTCGCCGTGTATCAACGTGTGCCGGATGGACAAGGCGAGCGGTTGGTGTGAGGGGTGTCTGCGCACTATCGACGAAATTCGCGGCTGGTCGTCCTACGACGATACTCAGAAGCGCGCCGTCTGGGACACGCTCGACGCCCGCCACGCGCAGTGGATGGCGCACAACCGGCAGACGGCGAGATGA
- a CDS encoding VOC family protein, producing MSQASSAQPRALQPFHLAFPVASLDNARAFYGDLLGCPEGRSSPEWVDFDFFGHQLVAHLAPDETGRAGVNAVDGDDVPVRHFGVVLTMDDWNALAAKLKTAGTAFIIEPHIRFKGEVGEQATMFFLDPCGNALEFKAFKDISRLFAK from the coding sequence ATGTCGCAAGCGTCGTCTGCCCAGCCACGCGCGTTGCAGCCGTTTCATCTGGCATTTCCTGTCGCCAGCCTGGACAACGCGCGCGCCTTCTATGGCGACCTGCTGGGCTGCCCCGAGGGCCGCAGCTCGCCGGAATGGGTCGATTTCGACTTCTTCGGCCACCAGTTGGTCGCGCACCTCGCGCCCGACGAAACCGGCCGGGCCGGCGTCAATGCGGTGGACGGCGACGACGTACCGGTGCGCCATTTCGGCGTCGTGCTGACCATGGACGACTGGAATGCCCTCGCCGCCAAGCTGAAGACGGCCGGCACCGCGTTCATCATCGAACCGCATATCCGCTTCAAAGGCGAAGTGGGCGAGCAGGCCACCATGTTCTTCCTCGACCCATGCGGCAACGCGCTCGAGTTCAAGGCCTTCAAGGACATCAGCCGGCTCTTCGCCAAGTAA
- a CDS encoding YbaK/EbsC family protein: protein MTDNASSQPAGDLGTLPDSARRVALLLRERGHAGQIVMLPETGKTSAEAAAGLGCEVAQIAKSILFRRREDDAPVLVVASGANRVDEKKVAAQVGEIARADAKFVREKTGYAIGGVCPIGHATPPVTLIDADLLALDSLWAAAGHPHAVFNLSPQELVALTGAPVADVALRETV from the coding sequence ATGACGGACAACGCTTCTTCCCAACCTGCCGGCGATCTCGGCACACTGCCGGATTCGGCACGACGCGTCGCGTTACTGCTGCGCGAGCGCGGCCACGCCGGGCAGATCGTGATGCTGCCGGAGACCGGCAAGACTTCCGCTGAGGCAGCGGCAGGCCTCGGCTGCGAGGTCGCGCAAATCGCCAAATCGATCCTGTTTCGCCGGCGCGAAGACGACGCGCCGGTGCTGGTGGTCGCAAGCGGTGCGAATCGCGTCGACGAAAAGAAGGTCGCGGCGCAGGTCGGCGAGATCGCGCGTGCGGACGCCAAATTCGTGCGCGAGAAAACCGGCTACGCGATCGGCGGTGTGTGCCCGATCGGTCATGCCACGCCGCCCGTCACGCTGATCGACGCGGATCTGCTCGCGCTCGATAGCCTGTGGGCTGCAGCCGGACATCCGCATGCGGTCTTCAATCTGTCGCCGCAGGAACTGGTTGCGCTGACCGGCGCGCCGGTCGCCGACGTCGCGCTGCGAGAAACCGTATGA
- the bioB gene encoding biotin synthase BioB, producing MTQLHLDRPQTDSTVANATNAANAAAPGTARWRVVDVVALYELPLNDLMFRAQQVHREHFDANTVQLSTLLSIKTGGCEEDCAYCPQSVHHDTGLQADKLMPVDEVLAAAKVAKDNGATRFCMGAAWRNPKDRHLEPIKDMIRGVKAMGLETCVTLGMLETHQAQGLRDAGLDYYNHNLDTSPEFYGQIISTRTYQDRLDTLERVRDAGINVCCGGIVGLGESRRERAGLIAQLANMDPYPESVPINNLVQVEGTPLTGTEALDPFEFVRTIAIARITMPRAMVRLSAGREQMNEALQAMCFLAGANSIFYGDQLLTTSNPQAEADRKLLERLGIRAEAAQQMPLDKSGCERGCDGHAAAN from the coding sequence ATGACCCAGCTTCACCTTGATCGCCCCCAAACGGACTCGACCGTTGCCAACGCAACCAATGCGGCCAACGCAGCGGCGCCAGGCACCGCGCGCTGGCGCGTCGTCGACGTGGTCGCGCTGTACGAACTGCCGCTCAACGACCTGATGTTCCGCGCGCAGCAAGTGCATCGCGAACACTTCGACGCCAACACCGTGCAACTCTCGACGCTGCTGTCCATCAAGACCGGCGGCTGCGAGGAAGACTGCGCGTATTGTCCGCAGTCGGTCCATCACGACACGGGCCTGCAGGCCGACAAGCTGATGCCGGTCGACGAAGTGCTCGCCGCCGCCAAGGTCGCCAAAGACAACGGCGCGACGCGTTTCTGCATGGGCGCGGCATGGCGCAATCCAAAGGATCGTCACCTTGAGCCGATCAAGGACATGATCCGCGGCGTGAAAGCGATGGGCCTCGAAACCTGCGTGACGCTCGGCATGCTGGAGACGCATCAGGCGCAAGGGCTGCGCGACGCCGGCCTCGATTACTACAACCACAACCTCGATACGTCGCCGGAGTTCTACGGTCAGATCATCTCGACGCGTACCTACCAGGACCGCCTCGATACGCTGGAACGCGTGCGCGACGCAGGCATCAATGTGTGCTGCGGCGGCATTGTGGGTCTCGGCGAATCGCGCCGTGAGCGCGCGGGGCTGATCGCACAGCTCGCGAACATGGATCCGTATCCGGAGTCGGTGCCGATCAACAATCTGGTGCAGGTCGAAGGCACACCGCTCACGGGCACCGAAGCGCTCGATCCGTTCGAATTCGTACGTACGATCGCGATTGCGCGCATCACGATGCCGCGCGCCATGGTGCGTCTGTCAGCCGGACGTGAGCAGATGAATGAGGCGCTGCAGGCCATGTGCTTCCTCGCCGGCGCGAATTCGATTTTCTACGGCGACCAGTTGCTGACCACCAGCAATCCGCAGGCCGAAGCGGACCGCAAGCTGCTCGAGCGTCTGGGTATTCGTGCCGAAGCCGCGCAGCAGATGCCGCTCGACAAGAGCGGTTGCGAGCGTGGTTGCGATGGACACGCGGCGGCGAACTAG
- a CDS encoding alpha/beta fold hydrolase, whose product MPFEDFTPFRVAAGDVDIFGVKGGAGPPLLLLHGHPQTHLIWHRCAAQLAKHFTVIATDLRGYGASARPESDATHTPYSKRAMAADQVAVMRHFGYDRFLVCAHDRGARVAHRMALDHPDAVERLMLLDIAPTLAMYEATDRTFATLYFHWFLLIQPEPLPETLIGANPDVYVDRVMGSRHAGLTPFAPEELDAYRSALRQPGAVHAMCEDYRASATIDLEHDRADIERGHKIGCPLRILWGEEGVIEKCFEPLAEWRHVARDVSGRALPCGHYIPEEVPAELVTEMLAFFETVEQ is encoded by the coding sequence ATGCCCTTCGAGGATTTCACGCCCTTTCGCGTCGCCGCGGGCGACGTCGATATTTTCGGGGTCAAGGGCGGGGCAGGACCGCCTCTCTTACTGCTGCACGGCCATCCGCAAACGCATCTGATCTGGCATCGGTGCGCGGCGCAGCTCGCGAAGCATTTCACGGTCATCGCCACCGATCTGCGCGGCTATGGCGCCTCGGCGCGGCCGGAGAGCGACGCGACCCACACACCCTATTCGAAACGGGCGATGGCGGCCGACCAGGTCGCCGTGATGCGCCACTTCGGCTACGACCGCTTTCTGGTCTGCGCCCACGACCGCGGCGCACGGGTGGCGCACCGGATGGCGCTCGATCACCCGGACGCCGTCGAGCGTCTGATGCTGCTCGACATCGCGCCGACGCTCGCCATGTACGAAGCCACCGACCGCACCTTCGCCACGCTGTATTTCCACTGGTTCTTGCTGATCCAGCCGGAACCGTTGCCGGAGACGCTGATCGGCGCGAACCCGGATGTCTACGTGGACCGCGTGATGGGCAGCCGCCACGCCGGGTTGACGCCGTTTGCACCGGAGGAGCTCGACGCCTATCGCAGCGCCTTGCGGCAACCGGGGGCGGTCCATGCGATGTGCGAGGACTACCGCGCGTCGGCGACGATCGATCTCGAGCACGATCGCGCGGATATCGAACGTGGTCACAAGATCGGCTGTCCGCTGCGGATCCTGTGGGGCGAGGAAGGGGTGATCGAGAAGTGCTTCGAGCCGCTTGCCGAATGGCGCCATGTCGCGCGGGATGTCAGCGGCCGGGCGTTGCCGTGCGGGCACTACATTCCGGAGGAGGTGCCTGCGGAACTGGTCACCGAGATGCTGGCCTTCTTCGAGACCGTCGAGCAGTAA
- a CDS encoding DMT family transporter, with the protein MATNEVRRGAAEMSVAMLMSGTIGWLVVSSQQSALNVVFFRCVFGGATLMLVCAALGLFRRSLFSWRVLGLAALGGAAIVLNWVLLFAAYSRASISMATAVYNTQPFMLVALGALVFRERVTASTVAWLLVAFVGLVFVVRVEPAVLAVPGQYLEGIAYAVGAAAMYAVSSIITKHLKGTPPHLIALIQVGLGVLMLAPFVRFDALPTTGAHWLELVTLGVVNTGIMYVLLYGAIQKLPTAMTGALSFIYPVVAIIVDRVAFGQKLAWVQVLGAVLILLAAAGVNLGWRVVPQRRYSST; encoded by the coding sequence ATGGCTACCAACGAAGTGAGACGCGGCGCGGCCGAGATGAGCGTCGCCATGCTGATGTCGGGGACGATCGGCTGGCTGGTCGTCTCGTCGCAGCAGAGCGCGCTCAACGTGGTGTTTTTTCGCTGCGTGTTCGGCGGCGCTACCTTGATGCTGGTGTGCGCCGCGCTCGGGTTGTTCCGGCGCAGCCTGTTCTCCTGGCGCGTGCTGGGGCTGGCGGCGCTCGGCGGCGCGGCGATCGTCCTCAACTGGGTGCTGCTGTTCGCGGCGTATTCGCGCGCGTCCATTTCGATGGCCACGGCCGTCTACAACACGCAGCCGTTCATGCTGGTGGCGCTCGGTGCGCTGGTGTTCCGCGAACGCGTCACGGCGTCCACCGTCGCGTGGCTGCTGGTGGCGTTCGTCGGGCTGGTGTTTGTCGTGCGCGTCGAGCCGGCGGTACTCGCGGTGCCGGGGCAGTACCTCGAAGGGATCGCCTATGCGGTCGGCGCGGCGGCCATGTACGCGGTGTCGTCGATCATCACCAAGCATCTCAAAGGCACGCCGCCGCATCTGATCGCGCTGATCCAGGTCGGCCTCGGCGTGCTGATGCTCGCGCCGTTCGTGCGCTTCGACGCATTGCCGACCACCGGCGCGCATTGGCTCGAGCTCGTCACGCTCGGGGTGGTCAATACCGGCATCATGTATGTGCTGCTCTACGGCGCGATCCAGAAGCTGCCTACCGCGATGACCGGCGCGTTGTCGTTCATCTATCCGGTTGTCGCGATCATCGTCGACCGGGTGGCGTTTGGGCAGAAACTCGCCTGGGTGCAGGTACTCGGCGCGGTGCTGATCCTGCTTGCCGCTGCGGGCGTCAATCTCGGTTGGCGGGTGGTGCCGCAGCGCCGATATTCGTCTACGTGA
- the bioF gene encoding 8-amino-7-oxononanoate synthase, whose product MPLLATLEQGLADIDAQGLRRRRRTADTPCAAHMMVDGREMIGFASNDYLGLAAHPLLVAALAEGARRYGAGSGGSHLLGGHSRAHAQLEDDLAGFVGGFVDAPRALYFSTGYMANLATLTALAGRGATLFSDALNHASLIDGARLSRADVQVYPHADTEALSTMLEASDAAVKLIVSDTVFSMDGDVAPLPRLLELAERHGAWLILDDAHGFGVLGPQGRGAIAHEALRSPHLISIGTLGKAAGVSGAFVVAHETVIEWLVQRARPYIFTTASVPAAAHAVSASLRIIAGDEGDARRAHLQQLIERTRAMLKATPWLPVDSHTAVQPLIIGANDATLQIAATLDRAGLWVPAIRPPTVPAGTSRLRISLSAAHSHADIDYLEAGLLQLSEGTV is encoded by the coding sequence ATGCCGTTGCTCGCCACCCTCGAACAAGGCCTCGCGGATATCGACGCGCAAGGTCTGCGCCGCCGTCGCCGCACCGCCGACACACCGTGCGCTGCGCACATGATGGTCGACGGTCGTGAAATGATCGGCTTCGCCAGCAACGATTACCTCGGTCTCGCTGCGCATCCGCTGCTGGTCGCCGCGCTCGCCGAAGGCGCGCGGCGCTATGGCGCGGGCAGCGGTGGCTCGCATCTTTTGGGCGGCCACTCGCGCGCGCATGCGCAACTCGAAGACGATCTCGCGGGCTTTGTCGGCGGCTTCGTCGATGCGCCGCGCGCCCTGTACTTCAGCACCGGCTACATGGCGAACCTCGCGACGCTCACCGCGCTTGCCGGCCGCGGCGCCACACTCTTCTCGGATGCGCTCAATCACGCGTCGCTGATCGACGGTGCGCGGCTCTCGCGTGCCGACGTGCAGGTCTATCCGCACGCCGACACCGAAGCCTTGAGCACCATGCTCGAAGCATCGGATGCGGCCGTGAAGCTGATCGTCTCCGACACGGTGTTCAGCATGGATGGCGATGTCGCGCCCCTGCCCCGCCTGCTCGAACTCGCCGAGCGGCACGGCGCGTGGCTCATCCTCGACGATGCCCACGGCTTCGGCGTGCTCGGCCCGCAAGGCCGCGGCGCCATCGCTCATGAAGCGTTGCGCTCGCCGCATCTGATTTCGATCGGCACGCTCGGCAAAGCGGCCGGCGTGTCGGGCGCATTCGTCGTGGCCCATGAAACCGTGATCGAATGGCTCGTGCAGCGCGCCCGTCCGTACATCTTCACGACGGCGTCGGTGCCCGCTGCAGCGCATGCGGTATCGGCGAGCCTGCGCATCATTGCCGGCGACGAAGGCGATGCGCGGCGTGCCCATCTGCAGCAACTGATCGAACGCACGCGCGCGATGCTCAAGGCCACGCCGTGGTTGCCAGTCGATTCGCACACTGCCGTCCAGCCGCTCATCATCGGGGCGAACGACGCAACGCTGCAGATTGCCGCCACGCTCGATCGCGCCGGCCTATGGGTGCCCGCCATCCGTCCGCCGACCGTGCCGGCAGGCACCTCACGGCTGCGCATCTCGCTGTCGGCGGCGCACTCGCACGCGGATATCGATTACCTCGAAGCGGGCTTGCTGCAACTCAGCGAAGGCACGGTATGA